The DNA window TCTTCCGGCGCTGGGCAAAGGCGGCGTCGATCACGGCGAAAACCTGCTCGCGGGTGGCTGTGGTGACCGGCGGTTCGCGGCGCGTGAAGGCCACAAGTCCCGACTGGATCTTCGGTGCCGGCCAGAACACGTTCATTCCGATGACGCCGGCCTTGCGCATGCTGCTGTACCACGCGGCCTTGACCGAGGGCACGCCGTAGATCTTGGAGCCGGGGCCGGCGGCGAGCCGGTCCGCCACTTCGTCCTGCACCATGACCAGGCCGTGCCGGATCGCCGGGAAGTGCTGCAGGAGGTGGAGGACCACGGGCACGGCCACGTTGTAGGGCAGGTTTGCCACGAGGGCTGTGGGTTCCGCCGGGAGTTCCGTGACTTTCATGGCGTCGGCACGCACCAGATGGAATTCCCCGGCGGCGTCGGGCCGCCACTGCCGGACAGTTTCCGGGAGCTTGGCCGCCAGGACGGGATCAATCTCGACGGCGACCACGGACTTCGCGGCGTCCAGCAGGCCGAGAGTCAGGGAACCGAGGCCGGGTCCGATTTCCAGGACGGTTTCCTCCGCGCCGATACCGGCAGCGGCCACGATCCGGCGGATGGTGTTGCCGTCGATCACGAAGTTCTGGCCGAGGGTCTTGGTGGGGCGGACGCCGATTTCCTCGGCCAGCCTGCGGATATCGGAGGCGCCAAATAGGGGGGCTGGCGCAGTACCGGAGGCGGAGGGAGTCGGGTCAGTCACCTAGGTATCCTATCCCGGCGCCCGGCCGCGCCTGGAAACGGCGGGCACGGCGGCGGCACGGCAAAGGCCGGGCCCGGAGGTTCCGGACCCGGCCTTTCGCGGATCCGCAGCTGTGGTCAGCTGCCGCGGCGCCGGATGGCTTAAAGGTTTCTGGTTAGCTGCTTGCTGCCCAGCCGCAGCCCCACGGCGAAAGGCCGCGCTCTGCGTAGACCCGGTTGGCGATGTCGATCTGCTGCGCCTTCGTGGCCAGGCTGGCGTTGGGGGCGTAGGCTCCGCCGCCGGCGCCGATCCAGGTCTGAATGTCGAACTGGAGGCCGCCGTAGTAGCCGTTGCCGTTGTTGATGGACCAGTTCCCGGTCGATTCGCACTGCGCGATCTTGTCCCACATGGCCACGTTCATCATGGCCGGGGCCGCTGCTCCGGTGTTGGCCGCTTCCGGCTTCGGCTCTTCCTTGGTGCCCACGGTGACCTTCTCGGTGACCGGCTCCCGGGTGGCCGTGGTGGAGACCAGTGTCCGGGAGGCTTCGCGGCCGTCAACGAGCACCAGCTTGTACGTCTTGGTGACCGCGCCCGGGACGCCGGGCTGGGTGACCTTCTGCTCGCCCTTGGCCAGCTGGGCGCTGTCCGTGCTCAGCCTGTCGAACGGAACTTCCTCGGTGGTGGTTGCGGTCTTGCCCGTCTCAACACGGGAAACCTTGATCACCATATTGTTGACCACCGGCGCGTTCGCCGGCTGCGAGGACCGGTCTGCCGCTGCCAGTTTCACGCCGGCGTCCTTGAGTACTTCTCCGACGTTGGGTGCCGTCGTGGTGGTCTTGGCTGCCTTGCCGTCGGCGATGATGCTCACCGTCTTGGGGGTCGAGATGGCCACGAATGATCCATCGACGGCCAGCTGGGCGTCCTTCGGCACGGAAATCTCGGAGGCGCTGGCCACGCCAAGCTGCGTCACGAGCCCGGCCACGTCCGGTGCCGTGGTGCTGACGGTCTTTTCCGCCCCGTCGAGGCTCACCTTCACGGCCTTGGCCAGGTTCACGTTGATGACGGAGCCGTTCTCGACGCGGGCGTCCGCCGACGGCCAGACGCGGTCGGCTGCCTGGAGCTCAACCTTGGCGCTCTTGACCACCTGGCCCACTGTGCCGCCGAACGTCTGGACGGAGCTGACTTTGCCGTCAACATTCAGGGTGACTGTCTTGTTGTTGCCCACGAAGGCGACGAGCCCGAGCACGAGTGCCGCGAGCACCACCATCTGGGTGCCGACCTTGACGAAACTGAACTTGCCGTCCGACTTGAAGAAGTTGACCACGATTGCCCGTAACTGTTGAGCTGTCCGGGCACGGGGAAAAACGCACAGAGGCACCTGAGGCAATCACCCTAGGGTGGACTCCGGGCCATCCCGGAGCCTGCAGCAGGCATGTGCGCCGCCACACTCACATGGCAGGACATCCGAAGGCGCCCTGCCTGAAAGAAGTGAGTGACATCATCCGGAGGCCTTCCCCGACCCCGGCTAATAGTTTTTCACTGTAACCGAAGCGTTATAAAGCCACCAAAATTATTGCCTACCTGGTATGCACGCCAGCGGGGCGGCGAGCCGTGCCTCTTAGTCCCAGGATCCGTAGGCCCGCACGGTATTACGGCTGATTGCGGTGCACAGACCGGCGAGGTCCGCCCCTGTCAATTCGGCCACGGCCCGGACGGTGTAAGGCACCATGTAACTCGCGTTGGGCCGGCCGCGGTGCGGATGCGGCGTCAGGAACGGGGAGTCTGTTTCCACGAGCACCAGTTCCGGGTCCGCCACGGCCAGTGCCGCACGGAGGTTGGCGGCATTCTTGAAGGTGAGCGTGCCGGCGAACGACATGAACCAGCCTTCGGCGTTGCAGATCCGGGCGAGGTCCGCATCGCCCGAAAAACAGTGGAACACCACCCGTGCCGGCGCGCCCTCCTCCCGCAGGACCTGTACTACGTCACTGTGGGCGTCGCGGTCATGGATCTGAAGGGTCAGGTCCAGCCGTTTCGCGATGTCGATGTGCCGCCGGAAGGAGTACCGCTGGTGGGCCAGCCCGTCCCCCTCGGTGCGGAAGAAGTCCAGGCCGGTTTCGCCGATGGCGCGGATCCGGGGGTGGCCGGCCAGATCTTCGATTTCGGTCAGGGCTGCCTCCAGCTCACCGCGCTGGGCGTAGGCAGGTGCATCGTTCGGGTGGATTGCCACCGCTCCGAGCAGCCGGGCATCCGCATCAACCGCCCGCACCGTGAACCTGGACGATTCGAGGTCGCAGCCAACCTGGACTGCGCCGCACACGCCCACGGCCTCCGCGGCGTCCAGCGCAGCGGCAACCTCCACGCGGACGTCGTCGCCAGGGAAATCGAGGTGCGTGTGGTTGTCCATCACGGGCACCGGCAGGGGCTCGGGCGCCGGCGGGTAGGTTTGCTTGCCAGACCCGTCGCTTCCGGTCGCGCGATAGGGGCTGGGGGGCAAGGAATGGCGCATCCCTCCAGCCTAGCGGCGGGAGCTTGGCCTCTTGGAACTGGCCGCAGAATTACTTGGAACTCTCTGTTAGCCACGGCAGTTGTCTTAGTACGCTGGTACGGAAAGATGTGAACGCCCGCCAACGGGCATCGGCAGACTTCCGCCGCACCGTTCCGGGCGTCACTCAGGGCTGAAAGGTTGCCGATGGAACCGCACCGACGCACCGCGATCGACGAAGTGATCCAAGGCGGGCACGGCTTCGCAGGGGGCGCTGCCCACAGCGGACACCAGCTCAACGGCCACAAGCCGGCCGCGCTGGATGCCGTGGCGTTCCGCGCCGCGAGCGAACGCATCCTGACAGCCATCAACACGGTCATCGACGGCAAGGCTGAGGCCGCGAAGCTGGCGCTCACGGTCCTGCTTGCCCAAGGCCACCTGCTCCTCGAGGACGTGCCCGGCGTGGGTAAGACGCTCCTCGCCAAGACCCTGGCCCGAACCATCGACTGTTCCGTCAGCCGCATCCAGTTCACGCCTGACCTGCTTCCCTCCGACGTCACTGGCGTTTCCATCTACAACCAGTCCTCGCGCCAGTTCGAGTTCAGGCCCGGCGCCGTGTTCGCGAACATCGTGATCGGAGACGAAATCAACCGCGCCTCCGCAAAGACGCAGTCCGCCCTGCTCGAATGCATGGAGGAGCACCAGGTGACGGTGGATGGGCACTCCTACGGACTCGCCGCGCCGTTCATGGTGGTGGCCACACAGAACCCGATCGAGATGGAGGGGACCTACCCGCTGCCGGAAGCGCAGCGGGACCGTTTCATGGCCCGTATCTCCATGGGCTATCCGGACAAAGAGTCCGAGATCCAGATGCTGGAGACCCACCAGGCCACCTCGCCGCTGGAGCGCGTCACGGCAGTGGTCACCTCGGCAGACGTGGCGGCAATGATCGCCACGGTTCAGCAGGTCTTCGTCTCTGAATCCGTCAAGGAGTACACAGTCGCCGTAGGCCGGGCAACCCGGGACAGCGCCATGCTCCGCCTCGGCGCCAGCCCCCGTTCCATGCTGCAGCTGCTCCGTGCGGCCAAGGCAACAGCGGCGCTGGACGGCAGGGACTTCGTCCTGCCGGACGACGTCGTTGCCGTTGCCGAATCGGTGCTGGCGCACCGGATCATCCTGGACCGCAAGGCGGCCAGCACCGGTGAGACCCCGCAGAGCGTCATCCGCGGGGTCCTGGCCAAGCTGCCCGTCAGCCAGGACATGGCCGACTCCGCCAAAGCCCACCGGCAGGCGGCAGGCTCCGGAGAGCCGGGATCCCGCTCGGGGCGGCCGGCAGCCGAACTGCGTCCTAGCCGCTAGCCGGGATCGCCGCCGTGGCACTGCTGGACAGCCTCCCCCGCCATCTCTTCAGCACTCGCGGCTGGGGCCTGCTGGCCGCCGGGGTGATTTCGCTGCTCTGCGCCCAGGTCATGGGCCGCCGGGACCTCCTGCTGCTCGGCGTGCTGCTGACCCTCCTGCCGCTGATTTCGCTGGCCGGCATCAGGGTGGTCAAGCCCAGGTTCCGGGTATACCGCGAGTTCAGCCCCTCGACGGTCGAAACGGCCTCCATCACCACCGTCCGGCTGGCCGTGGCCCGGACCGGGACCGGCGTGGGCAGGGTCATCATGGAGGAACGCCTGCCGCCGAGATTCGGCGAATCTCCGGCGTTCCGTTTCCCCGCCCGGTCCGCCTCGGGCGGTACCAGCCGTTACGAGTACCACCTGCGTTCCGGAAAACGGGGGCAGTTCACCATCGGCCCCGTGACGGCGGAGTTCACGGATCCGTTCGGGCTTTCGCTGCACAGGCACTCCATCGACGACGGCGACACGCTCACCGTGACGCCGGCCGCCGTCGAACTTCCCGCGACGGGACTGGCCGGCGCCCGCGGAAACGACGGCATCACGGCGACCCGCACGCGGGCCAATCCCAGCGATGACGACGTCATGACGCGCGAGTACAGGCATGGCGACCCGATGCGCCGGGTGCACTGGCCGGCCACAGCCCGCCACGGCGCCCTGATGGTCAGGCAGGAGGAATCGGTCACCACGCCTGAGGCCACGATCATCCTGGACCAGCGCTTCATCTCCTTTGCCACGGGCTTCGGCGCGGTCTTCGGCAGCGACGACGGCGACGACCTTGTCACGAGTGACACCTTCGAATGGGCCGTGACGGCGGCCATGTCCGTCAGCGCGCACCTCGCCGAACGCAACTACTCCCTCAGGTTCCTTGACGCGGCGGGCGATCCCGCCTTTCACCGCTCGCAGTCCGCGCCGGAACCTGACGCAGAAGAGTACAGCGGCGCCGGCGGCCTGCAGTCCGTAGCCGAAAGCCTCGCCGCCATCCAGTTATCCGGTCCGCACCACATGCGCCGCGAGCACGACGCTGCCCGCCGCGAGCACACCGGCTTGGACTCCGGCCAGTCCGTTTTCGACGACCGGCTCATGGACAAGCTCGCGGCACACCGAATGCGCGGACCCGTCGTGGCTGTCCTGGGCAAAATCTCCTTAGATGTGTATAAGAGACAGCCCGTGCCCTGGCGCCGGCGGCGGGTTATGCGGCGAACGCGTTCGCCTTGGTGGTCGCCGACAGGCCCGCCGAGTGCCACGACGTCCTCGAGGCCCTGCGCCTCGGCGGCTGGCGTGCTGTGGCGGTGGAGGCGGCCACGTCGCTGCCCGCAGCCTGGACGTACTTCAGATGTGTATAAGAGACAGCTGGACGGCCTCGGCCGACGTCCGGCGCGGTGCGGGGGTGGCCCGGTGACGCTCACGCCCCAGCGCCAGGTCAGCGCCGAAGCACGGCCGCCCTGGACGGAACCTCCCCGCCCCAAACGCAGCGGCGTCGGCGCCTACCCCTGGGT is part of the Arthrobacter sp. KBS0703 genome and encodes:
- a CDS encoding MoxR family ATPase: MEPHRRTAIDEVIQGGHGFAGGAAHSGHQLNGHKPAALDAVAFRAASERILTAINTVIDGKAEAAKLALTVLLAQGHLLLEDVPGVGKTLLAKTLARTIDCSVSRIQFTPDLLPSDVTGVSIYNQSSRQFEFRPGAVFANIVIGDEINRASAKTQSALLECMEEHQVTVDGHSYGLAAPFMVVATQNPIEMEGTYPLPEAQRDRFMARISMGYPDKESEIQMLETHQATSPLERVTAVVTSADVAAMIATVQQVFVSESVKEYTVAVGRATRDSAMLRLGASPRSMLQLLRAAKATAALDGRDFVLPDDVVAVAESVLAHRIILDRKAASTGETPQSVIRGVLAKLPVSQDMADSAKAHRQAAGSGEPGSRSGRPAAELRPSR
- the rsmA gene encoding 16S rRNA (adenine(1518)-N(6)/adenine(1519)-N(6))-dimethyltransferase RsmA: MTDPTPSASGTAPAPLFGASDIRRLAEEIGVRPTKTLGQNFVIDGNTIRRIVAAAGIGAEETVLEIGPGLGSLTLGLLDAAKSVVAVEIDPVLAAKLPETVRQWRPDAAGEFHLVRADAMKVTELPAEPTALVANLPYNVAVPVVLHLLQHFPAIRHGLVMVQDEVADRLAAGPGSKIYGVPSVKAAWYSSMRKAGVIGMNVFWPAPKIQSGLVAFTRREPPVTTATREQVFAVIDAAFAQRRKTLRAALAGWAGSAAEAERCLVAAGVDPTARGEVIDIAAFARIAEARQAAGA
- a CDS encoding resuscitation-promoting factor; protein product: MVNFFKSDGKFSFVKVGTQMVVLAALVLGLVAFVGNNKTVTLNVDGKVSSVQTFGGTVGQVVKSAKVELQAADRVWPSADARVENGSVINVNLAKAVKVSLDGAEKTVSTTAPDVAGLVTQLGVASASEISVPKDAQLAVDGSFVAISTPKTVSIIADGKAAKTTTTAPNVGEVLKDAGVKLAAADRSSQPANAPVVNNMVIKVSRVETGKTATTTEEVPFDRLSTDSAQLAKGEQKVTQPGVPGAVTKTYKLVLVDGREASRTLVSTTATREPVTEKVTVGTKEEPKPEAANTGAAAPAMMNVAMWDKIAQCESTGNWSINNGNGYYGGLQFDIQTWIGAGGGAYAPNASLATKAQQIDIANRVYAERGLSPWGCGWAASS
- a CDS encoding TatD family hydrolase, coding for MRHSLPPSPYRATGSDGSGKQTYPPAPEPLPVPVMDNHTHLDFPGDDVRVEVAAALDAAEAVGVCGAVQVGCDLESSRFTVRAVDADARLLGAVAIHPNDAPAYAQRGELEAALTEIEDLAGHPRIRAIGETGLDFFRTEGDGLAHQRYSFRRHIDIAKRLDLTLQIHDRDAHSDVVQVLREEGAPARVVFHCFSGDADLARICNAEGWFMSFAGTLTFKNAANLRAALAVADPELVLVETDSPFLTPHPHRGRPNASYMVPYTVRAVAELTGADLAGLCTAISRNTVRAYGSWD